One window from the genome of Chionomys nivalis chromosome 14, mChiNiv1.1, whole genome shotgun sequence encodes:
- the Prelid3a gene encoding PRELI domain containing protein 3A isoform X1, with protein sequence MINIGCHPGLRDTWKLERHTPGHPWDTVIKAAMRKYPNPMNPCVVGVDVLDRSVDGCGRLHSLRLLSTEWGLPGLVRAILGANRTLTYIKERSVVDPAARTMELCSTNITLTNLVSVNERLVYTPHPENPEKTVLTQEAIITVKGISLGSYLESLMASTISSNAKKGWAAIEWIIEHSESAIS encoded by the exons ATGATCAATATTGGCTGTCACCCTGGATTGAGAGACACCTGGAAATTAGAGAGGCACACCCCTGG CCATCCTTGGGACACGGTGATCAAGGCTGCCATGCGGAAGTACCCAAACCCGATGAACCCGTGCGTGGTGGGCGTGGACGTGCTGGATCGCAGTGTGGACGGCTGTGGGCGCCTGCACAGTCTGCGCCTGCTCAGTACTGAGTGGGGGCTGCCCGGCCTCGTGCGAGCG ATTTTGGGAGCCAACAGGACCTTGACATACATTAAAGAGCGCTCCGTCGTGGATCCTGCTGCACGGACAATGGAACTGTGTTCTACCAAT atcacGCTCACAAATCTGGTGTCTGTGAATGAGAGGTTGGTGTACACACCTCATCCAGAGAACCCTGAAAA GACTGTGCTCACCCAGGAAGCCATCATCACTGTGAAGGGGATTAGCCTCGGGAGCTACCTGGAAAGTCTTATGGCCAGCACGATATCCTCCAATGCAAAGAAG GGCTGGGCTGCCATCGAGTGGATAATTGAACATTCCGAGAGCGCCATAAGCTAA
- the Prelid3a gene encoding PRELI domain containing protein 3A isoform X2, whose product MKIWSSEHVFGHPWDTVIKAAMRKYPNPMNPCVVGVDVLDRSVDGCGRLHSLRLLSTEWGLPGLVRAILGANRTLTYIKERSVVDPAARTMELCSTNITLTNLVSVNERLVYTPHPENPEKTVLTQEAIITVKGISLGSYLESLMASTISSNAKKGWAAIEWIIEHSESAIS is encoded by the exons ATGAAGATCTGGAGCTCGGAGCACGTGTTCGG CCATCCTTGGGACACGGTGATCAAGGCTGCCATGCGGAAGTACCCAAACCCGATGAACCCGTGCGTGGTGGGCGTGGACGTGCTGGATCGCAGTGTGGACGGCTGTGGGCGCCTGCACAGTCTGCGCCTGCTCAGTACTGAGTGGGGGCTGCCCGGCCTCGTGCGAGCG ATTTTGGGAGCCAACAGGACCTTGACATACATTAAAGAGCGCTCCGTCGTGGATCCTGCTGCACGGACAATGGAACTGTGTTCTACCAAT atcacGCTCACAAATCTGGTGTCTGTGAATGAGAGGTTGGTGTACACACCTCATCCAGAGAACCCTGAAAA GACTGTGCTCACCCAGGAAGCCATCATCACTGTGAAGGGGATTAGCCTCGGGAGCTACCTGGAAAGTCTTATGGCCAGCACGATATCCTCCAATGCAAAGAAG GGCTGGGCTGCCATCGAGTGGATAATTGAACATTCCGAGAGCGCCATAAGCTAA
- the Prelid3a gene encoding PRELI domain containing protein 3A isoform X3, protein MRKYPNPMNPCVVGVDVLDRSVDGCGRLHSLRLLSTEWGLPGLVRAILGANRTLTYIKERSVVDPAARTMELCSTNITLTNLVSVNERLVYTPHPENPEKTVLTQEAIITVKGISLGSYLESLMASTISSNAKKGWAAIEWIIEHSESAIS, encoded by the exons ATGCGGAAGTACCCAAACCCGATGAACCCGTGCGTGGTGGGCGTGGACGTGCTGGATCGCAGTGTGGACGGCTGTGGGCGCCTGCACAGTCTGCGCCTGCTCAGTACTGAGTGGGGGCTGCCCGGCCTCGTGCGAGCG ATTTTGGGAGCCAACAGGACCTTGACATACATTAAAGAGCGCTCCGTCGTGGATCCTGCTGCACGGACAATGGAACTGTGTTCTACCAAT atcacGCTCACAAATCTGGTGTCTGTGAATGAGAGGTTGGTGTACACACCTCATCCAGAGAACCCTGAAAA GACTGTGCTCACCCAGGAAGCCATCATCACTGTGAAGGGGATTAGCCTCGGGAGCTACCTGGAAAGTCTTATGGCCAGCACGATATCCTCCAATGCAAAGAAG GGCTGGGCTGCCATCGAGTGGATAATTGAACATTCCGAGAGCGCCATAAGCTAA